In Chitinophaga nivalis, a single genomic region encodes these proteins:
- a CDS encoding DUF3108 domain-containing protein, whose translation MLSQFRRLILLSFASLSLTAMGGKARAQEKFDSKLLKSGKYTLACYVVNNGDESAIGTFTIGINTANDKLALTTITALTGMEAWMDTSISNLNNFKPVYRASHSSLKDMVLHFGDHVTGYHVDKKTGKKTQIKEAGNQYFLDSYTYPFLLSLLPLTSGYNTDLPVYEYKPENKTNLKKAIVEEVKNNTWVSKYTGKHDVWEVTVVEPSTEERSVSYIDKKTRRLWQVDMWSNGQQIRMVDTETDFNSIKAPFDKEATMKMVKGGNAIISGQVFARDFTDNGTIWAKMQVVNLQAKQVAPRGTQVILIPYNDYFKEWIKVNEAQRKKGREGIALSDDAAQCIKTTRVYDEQGHFEFVNLMPGDYLLYTEFGYDHSYSQAEVVGYTDHYINGMFQGTSTNTVNRNYSTGAGAVVKKVVTVNKAGEKVEVKLKKTHA comes from the coding sequence ATGCTGTCTCAATTTCGTAGATTAATCTTACTCTCTTTTGCTTCACTTTCTCTGACTGCTATGGGTGGCAAGGCCCGGGCGCAGGAAAAATTCGATAGCAAATTACTGAAGAGCGGTAAATATACCCTCGCCTGTTACGTAGTAAATAATGGCGACGAATCGGCCATCGGCACCTTTACTATCGGTATCAATACTGCCAACGATAAACTGGCCTTAACCACTATCACAGCGCTTACCGGCATGGAAGCATGGATGGATACTTCCATCTCTAATCTGAACAACTTCAAACCCGTTTACCGTGCCTCCCACAGCAGCCTGAAAGATATGGTGCTGCACTTTGGAGACCACGTTACCGGTTATCACGTAGATAAGAAAACGGGTAAGAAAACCCAGATCAAGGAAGCGGGCAACCAGTATTTCCTGGATAGTTATACCTATCCGTTTCTGCTGTCGCTGCTGCCGCTGACTTCCGGCTACAACACTGATTTACCCGTGTATGAATACAAGCCGGAGAATAAGACCAACCTGAAAAAGGCGATCGTAGAAGAAGTGAAGAACAACACCTGGGTGAGTAAATACACCGGAAAGCATGATGTGTGGGAAGTGACCGTAGTAGAACCTTCCACGGAAGAAAGGTCTGTTTCCTACATCGATAAGAAAACCCGCCGGCTCTGGCAGGTAGATATGTGGAGCAATGGACAGCAGATCCGGATGGTAGATACAGAAACAGATTTCAACTCTATTAAGGCGCCTTTCGATAAAGAAGCAACGATGAAAATGGTGAAAGGTGGTAATGCCATTATCTCCGGTCAGGTGTTTGCCCGCGATTTCACTGATAACGGTACTATCTGGGCCAAAATGCAGGTAGTGAACCTGCAGGCTAAGCAGGTGGCGCCCCGTGGCACCCAGGTAATCCTTATTCCTTACAACGATTATTTCAAAGAATGGATCAAGGTAAATGAAGCGCAACGAAAAAAAGGAAGAGAAGGTATTGCCTTATCAGATGATGCTGCCCAGTGTATCAAAACTACACGGGTATACGATGAGCAGGGACATTTCGAATTTGTGAACCTGATGCCTGGTGATTACCTCTTGTATACGGAGTTCGGATACGACCATTCCTACAGTCAGGCAGAAGTGGTAGGTTATACCGACCACTATATTAACGGAATGTTCCAGGGTACTTCTACGAACACGGTTAACCGGAACTACAGTACCGGCGCGGGCGCCGTGGTGAAAAAGGTGGTAACGGTGAATAAAGCCGGTGAAAAAGTGGAGGTGAAGCTCAAGAAAACTCATGCCTGA